One Candidatus Bathyarchaeota archaeon DNA window includes the following coding sequences:
- a CDS encoding aldehyde ferredoxin oxidoreductase C-terminal domain-containing protein, producing MPGGYAGKFLEVNLTKGKVKDVNFSNEILEQYFGGRGLGAKILWDRLGKVWAKVDPLGPENILLALTGPMTAIYPGARICVTGKSPLSNGTVGSTASTEFASELKMAGYDGVIVTGKSKDPVYILVTDDGGEIVGADHLWGKESEEIIKTLNVEVVDELTNRNRHIGLIREPGKIYIGPAGENMVRNSAVCSKLCHAAGYGGYGAVMGSKNLKAIVAKGRGMIPKVDAPEAVKLMLEKTEDHLVRPRSMRRWGTGYAGFIVGNETSSEPVRNWQEEWHDAESFGGPRFENKYWVKKYWADYGCSTSCMKVSCIKSGRWKGDITDMPDYELQAYCGTNLGIFDPGDNIHISTLCDKLGHSGINGPNTMGFAAELYQRGILSEEEIGLKLEWGDTAAFEQLAYMIAQREGIGDILAEGSYRAALKLGEMKGMDLTKYVVHVKAIEIGAHGTRSDADYTHDISYGPNVQGGDHTSVSVDGYSEMSASVFTDSGVFCNFTYSGVPQQLVFDFAKGVTGFPISREGWRTEQGPRIVTLQRALLLFGGPDIFWEPLEDDDNPPRFYEALPSGPYKGRTTDKIVVGEKRAAYFETLGWDERGIPTKAALEKYGLGDVEASIKNLRK from the coding sequence ATGCCTGGTGGATATGCGGGTAAATTCTTAGAGGTTAACCTCACCAAGGGCAAGGTAAAGGACGTCAACTTTAGTAACGAGATCCTAGAACAATACTTCGGCGGCCGGGGATTAGGGGCAAAGATACTTTGGGACCGTCTCGGAAAAGTTTGGGCAAAGGTGGACCCCTTAGGACCCGAGAACATCCTGTTAGCCCTTACAGGACCCATGACGGCAATCTACCCTGGGGCCAGGATATGTGTTACAGGGAAGTCTCCCTTGAGCAACGGTACTGTAGGTTCCACGGCTAGTACCGAGTTCGCTTCAGAACTTAAGATGGCGGGTTACGACGGAGTTATCGTCACAGGAAAATCTAAGGACCCCGTATATATCCTCGTCACTGATGACGGTGGCGAGATAGTAGGAGCTGACCACCTTTGGGGTAAGGAGAGCGAGGAGATCATCAAGACTCTGAATGTGGAGGTCGTTGATGAACTAACCAATAGGAATAGGCACATCGGGCTCATACGGGAGCCCGGCAAGATCTATATCGGCCCAGCAGGGGAAAATATGGTCCGTAACTCTGCAGTCTGTTCCAAGCTCTGCCACGCGGCGGGCTACGGGGGCTATGGTGCGGTGATGGGCTCAAAGAACCTTAAGGCCATCGTTGCAAAGGGCAGGGGGATGATCCCCAAGGTTGATGCCCCTGAGGCTGTAAAGCTGATGCTGGAGAAGACGGAAGACCACCTCGTCAGGCCACGGAGCATGCGCCGATGGGGTACTGGCTATGCTGGCTTCATTGTGGGGAATGAAACAAGCTCCGAGCCAGTACGTAACTGGCAGGAGGAGTGGCACGACGCTGAGAGCTTCGGCGGGCCCCGTTTCGAAAACAAGTACTGGGTCAAAAAGTACTGGGCTGACTACGGATGCAGCACCAGTTGCATGAAAGTGAGCTGCATCAAGAGCGGCCGCTGGAAAGGGGACATCACCGACATGCCTGACTACGAGCTTCAGGCCTATTGTGGGACCAACCTCGGAATCTTCGACCCTGGTGATAACATCCACATCAGTACCCTCTGCGACAAACTAGGCCATAGTGGTATCAACGGGCCCAATACTATGGGTTTTGCAGCGGAGCTCTACCAGCGGGGCATCCTTTCCGAGGAGGAGATCGGGCTAAAGTTAGAGTGGGGGGATACCGCCGCCTTCGAGCAGCTTGCTTATATGATCGCTCAAAGAGAAGGCATTGGAGACATCTTAGCAGAGGGCTCCTACAGGGCCGCCTTAAAGCTGGGTGAGATGAAAGGCATGGATCTCACTAAATATGTGGTCCATGTCAAGGCCATCGAGATCGGCGCCCACGGTACCCGGAGCGACGCTGACTATACCCATGATATCAGCTACGGACCTAACGTCCAGGGAGGAGATCATACCAGCGTTTCCGTGGATGGTTACTCGGAGATGTCCGCCTCGGTCTTCACTGACTCAGGAGTCTTTTGTAATTTCACCTACTCAGGAGTGCCCCAGCAGCTGGTCTTTGACTTCGCAAAAGGTGTGACCGGTTTTCCCATAAGCCGAGAGGGCTGGCGTACCGAACAGGGACCTAGGATAGTTACCCTCCAGAGGGCACTCCTCCTCTTCGGGGGACCAGATATTTTTTGGGAACCCCTAGAGGATGACGATAACCCACCCCGGTTCTACGAAGCCCTACCAAGCGGTCCCTATAAAGGCCGAACCACGGATAAGATCGTCGTGGGGGAAAAGAGGGCGGCCTATTTCGAGACCCTTGGATGGGACGAAAGGGGTATCCCTACTAAGGCGGCCTTAGAAAAATATGGGCTGGGCGATGTCGAAGCCTCGATAAAGAACCTGCGGAAATAG
- a CDS encoding 4Fe-4S dicluster domain-containing protein — MTDQIWITRDYLNCTGCRRCEIACSIHHEDWIWPEASRIRVFMPFPGVEVPHFCAQCQDYPCIESCPVDALSVEEETSAVLVDDDKCTSCSLCIKACPGQIPILHPETKKAVICDLCGGDPECVKSCQKARYNALAVVNESPNGNHKLFAVHPIQVAKELAVNLFGEKGEEVI; from the coding sequence ATGACCGATCAGATATGGATCACAAGAGATTATCTCAATTGTACCGGATGCCGTAGATGCGAAATTGCTTGCAGTATCCATCACGAGGACTGGATATGGCCCGAGGCCTCTAGAATCAGGGTCTTTATGCCCTTCCCTGGGGTCGAGGTGCCCCATTTCTGTGCCCAGTGCCAGGATTATCCTTGTATCGAGAGCTGTCCTGTGGACGCCCTCAGCGTCGAAGAAGAGACCAGCGCAGTGCTGGTGGACGATGATAAGTGCACAAGCTGCTCTCTCTGCATCAAGGCCTGCCCCGGTCAAATACCAATACTTCATCCTGAAACTAAGAAGGCGGTAATCTGTGATCTCTGCGGTGGGGACCCCGAGTGCGTCAAGTCCTGCCAAAAGGCGAGGTACAACGCTCTCGCAGTGGTCAATGAGAGCCCCAACGGGAACCACAAGCTCTTTGCAGTCCATCCAATCCAAGTAGCAAAGGAGCTAGCGGTGAATCTCTTCGGGGAGAAGGGAGAGGAGGTTATCTAG
- a CDS encoding mechanosensitive ion channel yields the protein MSLLDIWAQLPPDAVKLLQSVVAIVVIFITYKYLSRLLSRTGKNAELEPHAMNAARLVFRVAAIMVASTVLLRVWSLPTDWFVGSSALIGAVLGFGSSQTINNVVAGFYVLVTQPFKVKDYVKIGALEGQVEEITINYTNLYTPTFNLLKVPNTQVMNSRILNLTHEGFIKYTFTVGFGHELSNRVILDECIQPAIAEFHERHLDEQLRKPEAYLETGDRLGKLMLIRIFIPKGEAKTLHVLQPELLSMIMNRWHTRKNA from the coding sequence ATGTCGTTGTTGGATATTTGGGCTCAGCTTCCCCCTGATGCCGTGAAGCTTCTTCAGAGTGTTGTGGCGATTGTGGTGATCTTTATCACTTACAAGTACCTGAGCCGGCTCCTCTCCCGTACTGGAAAGAATGCCGAGTTGGAGCCACATGCGATGAACGCTGCAAGGCTTGTTTTTAGGGTCGCCGCAATCATGGTAGCCTCCACAGTTCTTCTTAGGGTTTGGAGCCTCCCCACCGACTGGTTCGTGGGGAGTTCAGCTCTTATTGGTGCCGTCTTGGGCTTCGGTTCTAGCCAGACCATTAACAACGTGGTAGCAGGATTCTACGTACTGGTAACCCAGCCCTTTAAGGTAAAGGACTATGTGAAGATCGGCGCTCTGGAGGGGCAGGTTGAGGAGATCACTATAAACTACACGAACTTGTACACTCCAACATTCAATCTGCTGAAGGTGCCCAACACCCAGGTAATGAACAGCCGGATATTAAACCTCACTCATGAGGGGTTTATCAAGTACACTTTTACTGTGGGATTCGGGCATGAGTTGTCTAACAGGGTCATCCTAGACGAGTGCATTCAACCCGCTATTGCTGAGTTTCATGAGAGGCACTTGGATGAGCAGCTAAGGAAGCCTGAGGCCTACCTGGAGACGGGGGATCGTCTGGGGAAGCTAATGCTGATCAGGATCTTTATACCAAAAGGGGAGGCGAAGACTCTTCATGTGCTCCAGCCTGAACTCTTGAGCATGATCATGAATCGATGGCACACTCGAAAGAATGCCTAA
- a CDS encoding SPFH domain-containing protein produces the protein MINSIAIVVIVLIIAGSLFIVKQWENAAVLRLGKIIKTVEPDLNFKIPIIDTITKVDMRTQTVDLKGQSAITADNISLSVDAVIFMTIEDPEKIITQIVNYRDAVSKYAQTAIRNIIGQYNLDDLLESREEIAIKLKDEIDILSKDWGIDIARAGLQDISLPKDMKRAFAVQAEAERESRAILIKAEAELQASSKLAEAAMNMQDPNAMQLRILSTVNDVSKDQSNTIILALPLETLKAAGVQGVASLSAIGSKKNTN, from the coding sequence ATGATCAACTCTATCGCTATAGTAGTCATTGTCTTGATCATCGCGGGCTCCCTCTTCATCGTAAAGCAGTGGGAGAACGCGGCAGTACTTCGCTTAGGAAAGATCATCAAAACTGTAGAGCCGGATCTTAACTTCAAGATACCTATCATCGACACAATCACCAAGGTCGATATGAGGACCCAGACCGTTGACCTCAAAGGCCAGTCAGCCATCACCGCGGATAACATCTCCTTGAGCGTCGATGCCGTCATCTTCATGACTATTGAGGACCCCGAGAAGATCATCACCCAGATCGTCAACTATAGGGACGCCGTCTCTAAGTATGCCCAAACGGCCATACGGAACATCATCGGCCAGTATAACCTTGACGACCTCCTTGAGAGCAGAGAGGAGATCGCGATCAAACTCAAAGATGAGATCGACATACTCTCCAAGGATTGGGGCATCGATATCGCAAGGGCAGGCCTCCAAGACATCAGCCTCCCAAAGGACATGAAGCGAGCCTTCGCTGTCCAGGCCGAAGCGGAGAGGGAAAGCAGAGCCATTCTCATCAAGGCTGAAGCTGAGCTCCAGGCCTCTTCTAAACTCGCTGAGGCCGCCATGAACATGCAAGATCCCAATGCCATGCAGCTAAGAATCCTCTCAACGGTGAACGATGTGAGCAAGGACCAGAGCAACACTATCATCTTGGCCCTTCCCCTGGAGACCCTAAAAGCCGCAGGGGTCCAAGGCGTAGCAAGCCTCTCAGCCATAGGCTCAAAGAAAAACACGAACTAG
- a CDS encoding DHHA1 domain-containing protein, protein MFHPTVIVISHGEDADGITCAALIKRMKQARPVLVNYDELKDALRNIQPPLDELYFCDLNVREDLLEEFLRIASFSRVTIVDHHPTAPGILEQIENAGAEVIHDTRDCASVLLYNRYRDELGRKAGRMAAFAAWADQFDDGPIAKTLLLDYDRQSVQHEGLLLAHALPQRATKEFRAKVLDAISRLEPPHRTQGVPEAAIEHLEKVATLINTLTGKAKRLRVLAYVKVDEGLSSGSVAGLITDAIGTQVGVCYKQKGDHINISLRSRRELPHHLGEITRRIATGLGGFGGGHKHASGASIPGEALEKFLEQLDARLSL, encoded by the coding sequence ATGTTTCATCCAACAGTCATCGTCATCTCCCACGGAGAAGATGCTGACGGTATCACATGCGCAGCCCTAATAAAGCGTATGAAGCAAGCCCGACCTGTCTTGGTCAACTACGACGAGCTCAAAGACGCCTTGAGGAACATCCAGCCCCCACTAGACGAATTATATTTCTGCGACCTCAACGTCAGGGAGGATCTTCTTGAGGAGTTTCTTCGAATCGCCAGCTTCAGCCGGGTTACTATTGTAGACCACCATCCTACTGCACCCGGCATCCTAGAACAAATAGAGAATGCCGGGGCAGAGGTGATCCACGACACTAGGGACTGCGCCAGCGTCCTCCTCTATAACCGATATAGGGACGAGCTAGGACGGAAAGCGGGGAGGATGGCTGCATTCGCTGCATGGGCAGACCAGTTCGATGATGGCCCCATCGCCAAAACTCTTCTCCTGGACTACGACCGGCAATCCGTTCAGCATGAGGGACTACTCCTAGCCCACGCCCTACCCCAAAGGGCCACCAAGGAGTTTAGAGCAAAGGTACTAGATGCGATAAGCCGCCTCGAACCCCCTCACAGGACTCAAGGAGTGCCGGAGGCCGCTATCGAGCATCTTGAAAAGGTTGCTACCCTCATAAACACCCTTACTGGAAAGGCGAAGCGCCTCCGTGTGCTGGCATACGTGAAAGTTGACGAAGGGTTGTCCTCAGGCTCCGTCGCAGGGCTCATAACAGACGCCATTGGAACTCAGGTAGGCGTTTGCTATAAGCAGAAGGGCGATCACATAAACATCTCGCTCAGAAGCAGACGGGAGCTTCCCCATCATTTAGGGGAGATAACAAGACGGATCGCCACTGGACTCGGAGGCTTTGGAGGCGGCCACAAACATGCCAGCGGGGCAAGTATACCCGGGGAAGCTCTTGAGAAGTTCCTAGAGCAGTTGGATGCGAGACTCAGCCTATAA
- a CDS encoding alanyl-tRNA editing protein, with the protein MAIETRTHTALHVLKGAAVKVLGARWTAGVHVKENHGRLTLQFNRKPTPKEVLHIEELANSKILEDAHVDVVEMERIDAEEQHGDAIYDLFPIPAAITRLTILHIPDWNVNACNKHHTPRTAQIGHLTIMKTRYRITKKLLELSYNIQ; encoded by the coding sequence ATGGCTATCGAGACGAGGACCCACACAGCTTTACATGTCCTCAAAGGTGCTGCTGTGAAGGTACTAGGTGCCAGGTGGACCGCCGGTGTGCACGTTAAGGAGAACCATGGGAGGCTTACCCTCCAGTTTAACCGGAAACCAACACCTAAAGAGGTCCTCCACATTGAGGAGCTCGCAAACTCCAAGATACTGGAAGATGCCCATGTTGATGTCGTCGAAATGGAGAGAATAGATGCTGAAGAGCAACACGGCGACGCCATTTACGATTTATTCCCCATCCCCGCCGCCATCACCAGGCTGACCATCCTCCACATCCCCGATTGGAATGTAAATGCTTGCAACAAACACCACACACCAAGGACCGCCCAGATAGGCCACCTCACAATAATGAAGACCCGGTATAGGATTACAAAGAAACTCCTAGAACTATCTTATAACATCCAATAG
- a CDS encoding M24 family metallopeptidase, protein MTEIDFALGSRYTEKYNTLSLRKRAEIQNNWLKERLDKVLPEIMTREGFDMWIVTSRESNEDPTYFSLTPEPTLYAKRRTILLFHLKNGELERLTVSKSGSPGFYKAVWDPKKEKQHVCLGRIVRERDPESIGINTSQMTQYSDGLTHSDYIYLEKALGKEYMARTKGAWRLTCGWLERRILPEVMAYESLVEITHAIIAEAFSSRIITPGITTVDDVAWWMRQKIRDLGFLAWFQPSIDLQAEDVDMIPMGRSKIEGERRTIMPGDLIHCDVGFRYLGLHTDVQQNAYVLKPGEINAPEGLKKAITLGNRLQDIHAESMITGRTGNEILKAAREKAKTEGIKASIYTHPIGFHGHAAGPIIGLWDNQRGVPGMGDYELFNDTCYSIELNVRCGIPEWGGKQIRMSLEQDAVFTKGKLRFLAGRQKKLHLVGSPLPT, encoded by the coding sequence ATGACGGAAATAGATTTTGCCCTCGGAAGCAGGTACACAGAAAAGTACAATACCCTCTCTCTTAGGAAGAGGGCTGAGATCCAAAATAATTGGCTTAAGGAGCGCCTCGACAAGGTGCTTCCGGAGATTATGACAAGAGAGGGCTTTGATATGTGGATAGTCACATCCCGCGAATCCAACGAGGACCCCACATATTTTTCATTGACACCAGAGCCTACCCTATACGCAAAAAGGCGCACGATCCTCCTCTTCCACCTAAAGAACGGGGAGCTAGAGAGACTTACTGTCTCTAAGTCAGGGTCCCCCGGCTTCTATAAGGCCGTCTGGGACCCCAAGAAAGAGAAACAGCATGTATGCCTCGGCAGGATTGTCCGAGAACGAGATCCTGAGTCAATCGGAATAAACACATCCCAGATGACCCAGTATAGCGACGGCCTTACTCACAGCGATTACATCTACCTCGAGAAGGCCCTTGGTAAAGAGTACATGGCTAGAACTAAGGGCGCTTGGAGGCTTACCTGTGGTTGGCTGGAGAGACGGATCCTCCCTGAGGTCATGGCCTACGAGAGCCTCGTGGAGATCACCCACGCCATAATCGCAGAAGCCTTCTCAAGCAGAATAATCACCCCCGGGATCACCACAGTTGATGACGTAGCGTGGTGGATGCGGCAGAAGATCCGTGACCTTGGCTTCCTCGCCTGGTTCCAACCTAGTATAGACCTGCAGGCCGAGGACGTTGATATGATCCCAATGGGACGCAGCAAGATAGAGGGAGAGCGGCGGACTATCATGCCGGGTGACCTTATCCACTGCGATGTTGGATTCAGATATCTTGGGCTTCATACTGACGTCCAGCAAAACGCATACGTCCTGAAGCCGGGGGAAATCAACGCCCCTGAGGGCCTTAAAAAGGCAATAACCCTTGGCAATAGGCTCCAGGACATCCATGCCGAGTCCATGATTACCGGCAGAACAGGAAACGAAATCTTGAAAGCCGCACGGGAGAAAGCGAAGACGGAAGGGATCAAAGCCAGCATCTATACTCATCCTATCGGGTTTCACGGCCACGCCGCGGGGCCTATTATAGGGCTCTGGGATAACCAGAGGGGCGTCCCAGGGATGGGGGACTACGAGCTTTTCAACGATACATGCTACTCTATTGAACTCAACGTACGATGCGGTATTCCTGAGTGGGGAGGAAAACAGATCCGCATGTCTCTTGAGCAGGACGCTGTATTCACCAAGGGAAAACTGAGGTTCTTAGCAGGGAGACAGAAAAAGCTACATCTCGTGGGGAGTCCTCTTCCTACTTGA